The sequence CAAAGCGCACGTCACGGCCAGTAATGATACCGACAAGCTCATTCGCTTCGTTAACCACAGGGTAACCGGCAAAACCGTTTTTCAGGGTTAACACTTTCAGATCAGCAAGTGTCGTTGAAGGAGTCACTGTCACAGGTTGTTGAACCACGCCAGCTTCGTAAATTTTTACTTTACGCACTTCTTCGGCTTGTTTCTCAATACTCATGTTTTTGTGAATAAAACCTAAGCCACCTTCCTGCGCCATCGCAATCGCAAGGCGAGCTTCGGTAACTGTGTCCATAGCGGCAGACACAAGCGGAATGTTGAGTTCGATAGTATTGGTTAGGCGAGTTTTAAGAACGGCGGTATTTGGGAGTACAGTAGAATGCGCAGGAACAAGTAACACATCGTCAAAAGTAAGCGCTTCTTTAATTAAACGTAGCATTAGCAACATCTCCCCAGTTGAGTAGGATTTAGAGGTGAAATATTGCGGCGGGATTATACCTTGCATATGGGGCGCGGTAAATGGAAAATAGCAAATATCCCCATTTTCTTGAGTTATTCGATGCAAGGCACCAAAAACAACATTTATACTGTCTCGCGGCTCAATGGTGAAGTCAGGCAAATCCTCGAGGGACAATTGGGTAAAATTTGGCTTAATGGCGAAATATCCAACTTTTCTTCCCCTAGCTCAGGTCATTGGTATTTAACCCTAAAAGATCATTACTCCCAGATCCGCTGCGCCATGTTTAAAGGCCGTAATCAGACGGTCAGCTTTAAACCCATCAATGGTCAGCAAGTGTTAGTCAAAGGCGCAATCAGTGTTTATGAACCCAGAGGCGACTATCAATTATTAATTGAGTCCATGTTACCCGCGGGTGATGGATTACTGGCGCAGCAGTTTGATGCTCTTAAGATGAAGCTCGCCGCCGAAGGATTATTCGCCGCTGACACCAAAAGGCCACTGCCCAAAAACATTCAACGCATTGGCGTTATTACTTCACCAACAGGTGCCGCAATTCGTGATGTTTTACATGTATTAGCAAGGCGCGATCCCTCCATCGAAGTCATTATCTATCCGACTCAAGTTCAGGGTGAAACTGCGGACTTGAGCATATGCCAGGCAATTAATATCGCCAATCAAAGGTTGGAGGTCGATGTATTACTGCTCACCCGCGGTGGCGGTTCACTTGAGGATTTATGGTGTTTTAACAGCGAAGCCCTCGCCCACACCATTTATAACAGCGCCCTGCCCATCGTCAGCGCCGTAGGCCACGAAGTCGATACCACTATCAGTGACTATGTCGCCGATATCCGTGCCCCTACACCGTCTGCGGGTGCCGAACTTCTCTCTCAAGATAGTGAGAATAAAGCCCAAAGACTCGCGACTGTATTATCGCGGCTGCAGCAAAGTGTAAGACACTATCAGCTCAAGCAAGAAAGACGCTTAAGTTTGTTAGAACATAGATTACAACGCCAAGATCCTAAACGGACTTTGCAACAGTTCGAACAAAGATTCGATGAAATGCAATTACGACTGGAGTCCGCGCTATCAAATCGCTTGCATCTGCTCAGCCGCCGTCAGCAGTTGCTCGCAAGCCGCCTTGAACAACAATCTCCAAAGCATAAACTCGCCATTGAGGGTACCCGCCTAAGTTATCTTGCGAGTCGCTTACAGGATGCATTGCAGGATAAACTCAGCCAAAGTGAACAGCGGATAAAATACGCTGCCCATCAATTAGAAACCGTTAGCCCATTAGCCACTTTAAGTCGTGGTTATAGCATTACGACGGATATTCACAATCAAGTGATCGACTCCGTCGATAAACTGGCTATCGGTGATGACTTACAAACTCGCTTACGCTATGGCCAAGTGATCTCAACTGTCACCCAGATAAAGCCATTCGAATAAGGCTAAGCAAGGCTGAAATCGTCTTAAAACACAAAAGGAACCCTAAGGTTCCTTTTGTTTCAAATGTGTTCGGTAAAAAACACTATTTGGTTTTTCTGTCTTTAATATGGCTCAGTGCGCGTTTGCGGCGACGCTCTTGGCTCATAGTTAACTTCTCAGTCTTGTTTTCAAATGGGTTATCACCCTCTTGGAAACGCAGCTGAATAGGCGTACCCACCACTTTCAATGAACGACGGAAATAGTTCATCATGTAACGCTTGTACGAGTCAGGCAGTCTACTCACTTGGTTCCCGTGGATCACCACGATTGGCGGATTGTAACCACCGGCGTGAGCGTATTTTAACTTAACACGGCGGCCATTCACTAATGGTGGCTGGTGATCGTCCTGGGACATTTGCATAATACGGGTCAGCATAGAAGTGCTGACGCGGCGTGTGGCACTGTCATAGGCTTCTTCAATCGATTCAAATAAATGGCCAACACCAGTACCGTGCAGCGCCGAAATAAAGTGAATACGGGCAAAATCAATAAACCCAAGACGACGGTCAAGCTCACTCTTCACACGATCTTTAATCCCTTGATCGATGCCATCCCACTTGTTGACGGCAATCACTAAGGCACGTCCTGCATTAAGCGCGAAACCTAATAGACCTAAATCTTGTTCAGCAACCCCTTCACGGGCATCGATGATAAGTAAAACCACGTTGGCATCTTCAACCGCTTTTAAAGTCTTGATCACTGAGAACTTTTCAATAACTTGATGCACTTTACTGCGGCGGCGAACACCCGCGGTATCGATAATCACGTACTCGCGACCTTCACGTTCCATTGGAATGTAAATACTGTCGCGCGTTGTGCCGGGTTCATCGTACACAACGACCCGTTCTTCACCCAAAATACGGTTAGTGAGGGTTGACTTACCTACGTTTGGCTTACCGATAATCGCCAGCTTAATGGGCAAATCTTGTAGACGCTTTTGCTCAGCTTCGGCTTCTTCTTCAGTGTATTGGCGTTCGTCGACGACTTCTTCTTCACCTTGACGCTCAATGCCCATCGCTTCAGCATAAGGTGTCAGCGCGTATTCGATCATGTTGGTGACGCCGCGTCCTTGAGATGCCGCCATTTGGTAGACTTCACCCAAACCTAAAGACCAAAACTCGGCACAGGCCGAATCGGCATCGATACCGTCAACTTTATTGGCAACCACGAAAGTGGTTTTTTCACGGCTACGCAGATGCTGTGCAATCGACAAGTCAGCGGCGGTTAACCCCGCGCGCGCATCGGTCATAAATAAAACCACATCGGCTTCTTCAATGGCAGCAAGGGATTGCTCTGCCATTTTTGTCTCGATCCCCTCTTCAGTGCCATCGATACCGCCTGTATCGACCACAATGAACTCATAGCCGGATAAGAATGCTCGACCATATTTACGGTCACGTGTTAGGCCAGGAAAGTCAGCAACCAGCGCATCACGCGTACGCGTAAGACGATTAAATAGGGTGGATTTACCGACATTCGGTCGACCAACAAGGGCCACTACAGGGATCATGATTTTGCCTCTAAAAAACTTTTCAATAAAAAGCCCCCGGAACACACTTCCAGGGGCTCTGCAAGGATAACACTTTTAACTACGGAAGTGTTACAACAGCCAGCTTTCCGCTGCGACCTTGAACATAGATTTTATCATCCACCACTAATGGCTGACTGTATAATCCAGAGCTATCGACTTGAATACGACCGACAATCGTCCCTGTACTGCGATCAATAAAGTGTAGATAACCTTCGAAATCACCGACAACTAAATAATCTTTATAAACTGCAGGCGAGGTTAATGTTCGATTTGTTAACTCAGAGTTGCTCCATAGCTCTAAACCATTTCGTCTATCAACTGAGTAGATACGACTATGATCGTCAACTAAAAACAAACTTAATCCTGCTGATGCTAATTCGTTAAAGCTTGAATACTTACGTGTCCATACTATGCGACCCGTACGCAATTCCATCGACACTAAGTTACCGTTATAGCTAACTGCATATAAATTATCACCAAGAATAAGCGGTGTCATATCCACGTCGGCCATACGCGTAAACTCGTTACCGCCCGTTGGATTATAAATCGCTTGTTCCCACGCGGCTTGACCATTGTTTTTCACCACAACAGCCACTTTGCCATCGGCAGTACCAATAAAGAAACCACCCGCTTCATAGGCGGCAGAGCCTGTGCCACGTAACGTCAGGTTCGGCAACTGCATCTTGTACACCCACAGCTTATCGCCAGTATCGACGTTAAAAGCCTCGAGTGAACCGGAGCTCGTACTCACCACAACCACATCATCAGCAACCGTTGGCTTTGATAAAAGCTCACCACCCGCAACGATATGCCACAATACTTGGCCATCTTCGATATTCAGTGCTGCAAGCAGCCCACTCTCACCACCCACAAAGACTTTATTACGGGCAGCGGTGACACCTGCGGCAATGCGAGCACCTTTATTTTTAGCTAAGGCGTTATCACGAAACTCTTCGCTAAAATCTTTAGTCCAAACGCGGTCACCCGTAGCTTCATCAAACGCAATGACTTTACCGTAACGGTCTGCGGCAAAAATTTTACCGTAACGAACTGCCGGCATAAGGCGAGAATAATAATCCCCCACACCACTACCAACAGAGGCGCTCCAACTTACTTCAGGAAACACCGTTGCCTGAATTGCAGTTAACTCACTTACCGGCTCTTCTTCAACATCACTCGATGAACAGGCGGATAACATCGCTAGACTCAATCCAGCGGCTAACAGGTTTTTGCACCAAGACTTCATCAAGGGATCCCTTATGCCTGATTTAGGTTATCAAGTTTGATTTTAAGTGCCGGGCTTGTTACCACACCACCGTTATCCATGGCGGTTTGATAAGCCGTTTTTGCTTTCTCAACGTCACCTTGACGCACAAGGAAGTCACCTTTTAACTCTTCACGTTGAGCTAAAAAGGCTTTATCGGATACTTTTTCTAAGGTCGCTAACCCGGCATCAATTTGACCAAGCTCCGCCTGAATACGGGCCAAGCGTAAGGTTGCAATTGTATCTAAACTGGCCCCTGGCTTGGCCGTAATAACCTTGTTCAACGCATCGATAGCCTTAGGATAATCCTTTGCTTCTACAGCCGTTTTGGCAACGATAAGATCCAACAGTGCTTGATAACCTTTTTGATCGTGATTTTTTGAAAACTCAGCAACACCCGCTAGCATGGCGGCTTCATCGGCAGATTTGGTCGTCAATGCTTGAAAGGCTTTTGACGCTTCCTCCGCTTTAGCCACTTTCATATCGGAATAATAATTCCAACCGTATAGGCCACCAAGGCCCACGACAGCACCGATTAAAATGGAAGTTCCATAATCTTTCCAGAACTGTTTGATAGCATCAACTTGTTGTTCTTCTGTGCTATAAATTTCCACGCGCACATCCCCTTTATTTGGTAAGTTCAGCTAAAAATGCACTTAAGGCATTTCGAGCAACCTGTTGTTGTTCGTTGTCATTGCGTAAATGTTTCACTGTGACCATACCTTCGGCAAGTTCTTCTTCACCTATCAGTAATGCCACACTCGCACCGCTTTTGTCGGCGCGCTTCATTTGTTTCTTCACGTTACCGCCACCACAGTGACTCATCACTTTAAGGTGTGGCAGCGCACTACGTAATTCCTGTGCAACTTTAATGGCTTCGACAAGACAATTCTCCCCCATGGCGGTGACATACACATCAACTGCCGCGGGAATGTCCTGTGTAAGGCCCAAGGTTTCAAGCAGCAATACAATACGCTCAAGCCCCATCGCAAAACCGACCGCTGGGGTATCTTTACCGCCTAATTGCGCCACTAAACCATCATAGCGTCCGCCCGCAAGTACCGTGCCTTGTGAGCCTAAGCTGTTGGTAACCCATTCAAATACAGTGCGATTATAATAATCGAGACCACGGACTAAGCGAGGATTAACTCGGTATTGGATGCCAACGGCGTCTAGGAGTTCACGTAATTGTGCAAAATGTTGTGAAGATTCTTCACCTAAGTAATCCATCAGCGCTGGCGCATCGGTTAAAATCCCCTGAACTTGAGGATCTTTAGAATCCAGTACGCGCAGTGGATTGCTGTACATACGGCGTTGACTGTCTTCATCTAACTTATCTTTATGCTGCTCTAAAAAAGCAATCAAGGCATCGCGGTAAGCCGCACGCTCAGCGGGATCACCTAAGGTATTAAGCTCAAGCGTCACATGTTCGCTAATCCCCAGCTTTTCCCATAGACGCGCCGATAACATAAGCACTTCGGCGTCAATATCTGCGCTGCCAATACCATAAACTTCAACACCAAATTGGTGGAATTGACGGTAACGCCCCTTTTGTGGACGTTCATGGCGGAACATTGGCCCCATATACCACAAGCGCTGTTCTTGGTTATAGAGCAAACCATGCTCATTACCCGCACGCACAGTAGAGGCGGTACCTTCGGGACGTAAGGTCAGGCTATCGCCATTACGGTCTTCGAAAGTGTACATTTCTTTTTCAACAATATCAGTCACTTCACCGATAGAGCGTTTAAAAAGATCGGTATTTTCCACTATTGGAGTGCGGATTTCGCTGTAACCATAAGCACTGACGCTTGAACGAAGTACCGCTTCTACTTTTTGCCATAGAGGACTTTGGGTTGGCAGAATGTCATTCATTCCGCGAATCGCTTGGATCTGTTTTGCCACTGTATCGACTCGTCCGATTTCGCTAGATTAATAAAAATGTTCCGCATTATAGACGCCTGAAGACGAAACGTAAAATGGCCCCATCGGTTTCGGGGCACACCTCAAAGTCTCTGGCACCAATGCATACATTTTACTCGGTTGTATCCTTTACTTGGATACGGTTTGCCAGTTGGCTCGCCTTAGCACGAATTTTGGCTTCGAGGGAATCGACTAAATTGTCATTATCAAAACGTTCTTTTTGACGTTCGCCCTCATCGTAGTAGCCACTCTTATTGTGTCCACCGGTTAAACCAATATGCGACACTAAAGCCTCGCCAGGGCCATTCACTACGCAGCCAATAATAGATACATCCATCGCTGTAGTGACATCTTCTAAGCGGCGCTCTAATTCATTCACCGTGCTGATCACATCAAACTCTTGGCGCGAGCAAGATGGACAGGCAATAAAATTAATGCCGCGACTACGAATACGTAGCGACTTTAAGATATCAAAACCGACTTTGATTTCTTCAACGGGATCGGCAGCAAGGGAAATACGTAATGTATCCCCAATACCTTCGGCCAATAACATGCCTAAGCCAACGGCTGATTTTACTGAGCCTGCGCGCGCGCCACCCGCTTCGGTAATGCCTAAATGCAGCGGTTGGCGGATTTGTTTTGCCAATAAACGATAGGACTCAACCGCCAAGAACACATCCGACGCCTTAACACTGACCTTAAATTGGTCGAAGTTCATGCGATCTAAAATATCCACATGGCGCATTGCCGATTCGAGCAATGCCTCGGGGGTCGGCTCCTTGTATTTGTCCATCAAATCTTTTTCTAATGAACCGCCATTGACGCCAATACGAATTGGGATATTTTTATCTCGGGCGCACTCAACCACACTGCGAATACGTTCTTCATTGCCTATGTTACCTGGGTTGATGCGTAAACAATCGACACCGTATTCAGCAACTTTGAGGGCAATACGATAATCAAAGTGAATATCTGCCACTAAGGGAACATTTACAGATTGTTTTATGATTTTAAAGGCTTCAGCGGCATCCATAGTCGGTACGGAAACGCGCACTATGTCGGCACCGACTTTTTCTAAGGCGCGAATTTGAGCAATAGTAGCCTCAACATCGGTAGTCTTAGTATTCGTCATTGACTGAACGGCAATCGGCGCCCCATCACCAATCGGTACATTACCCACATAAATGCGGGTGGAAGGACGTCTTTTTATGGGAGTTTCATTATACATACTTAATACGCTCTATTTCGGTACGTTCTGCTGCGCCTGTTAGTCAGTCTTACGCTTTAGGAAGCGTTAAACGAGCAACTCGGCCTTTAGGAAAATCAGCTAGGCTTACGGCTTGGCCATCCATACTTAGCGTCGCTACATGGGGGGCCCCTAAAATTACTTTAAACGGTGCAGTACCGTTCACTTGGATATTTGCCCCTGCCCCTCTTACACCATCAACTAACACTTTGCCCTGAGCATCAACAATATTAATCCAGCAATCACCTGCTAGTTGAATATTTAGATTAGACTGCCCAGCAACGGCAATTGTGCCTTGCGCTGTAGGTGCATTCGTCGCGGGTAAGGTCGCCGAAGACGAGGCTGTAGATATGTTACCTGTGGCATTGTTAGTGTGAGGAGTATTAGCCACCACAGCTTGATTTGAAGTCGCAGGCACGCCAACATTACTACTGGCGACACTATGAGTATTTCCGGCCGTTAACGCATTAGACTCTAATGCATCAGTATCCATCGGATTTGGATCAATCGTGTTTGCATCCGTATCCTTGATGGGACCATCTATCGACATTGATCCATTGACTGCGATATCAGTCAGCCCTTGGCTAACATCCGTTTCAGTCAACAACACATCGCCAGGTAGCGTGAGGTTTGCTGCGGCAACCTCTTCCATTGTCGGTTGTGATACATCGACCGTTGTCAGTAACGTCGATTTTTGCATCCACCATACAACCAACAACCCGAGTAATACGATGACAATAAATATGCTGACCCACTTTAATTTAGTATCGCTCGCTTGATAGGTTGTTTTGCGTGAAAAGCTTTGCATCGCAGGGGATGTCACTAAAGGTACTTGCTTAGCGAGGCAAGCCTCTATTGGTGCATAGTCAATACCCAACATGCGTGCATAGTTTTTCACATAACCACGAACATAGGTGGGTGACGCTATATTGGTAAAATTATCAGCTTCAAGGTCTTCAACAATACCCGGACGCAAATGCAATTTCACTGCGGCATCGGCAATGCTTAATCCCTTTTCCTCACGGGCATTTTTTAAAATATTTCCGAGCGTTACATCAGGCGTCGTGGTTTCTGTTTCGTTAACTTCAATTGACGCGTTGGTTTCGTGATCTTTCATTGATGCAAATTAACTCTGTATTGCTTGGCCTGAGGTGATGCTGGAAATTTGGCAAGCAATAAAATACCAAATTTCTTAACGGCAGCATCATCATTCATTGCCTGCTCTATTTTTATTCCGAGCGCTAAACTCTCTGGAGTCTGAGCTGCCACTTGGTGATATCGCGCTAATTGATTACGCGCTTGAATAAAATCACCCTGTTCAGTCTCAAGCTCAGCAAGCTCCAGCAATGACACCGAACGTCTCGGGTCATACTTTAACGCCATCTGAAAATACTGTCGTGCCTTTTCTGCTTTTCCCGACTCTCGGCTACATAAACCTAAATTTTCATAGCTCGAAGCGGTGCGCGTATATTTGGGCATTTCTATTGCGGCCAAAAACATTTTTTCAGCTTTTTCGTATTGCTTTTGCTGGCACAAAAACACCCCAAAATTATTCATGGAATCGCCAGAGGCGTCCTTAGTACTAATGGCTTTCTGATACGCTTGTTCGGTACGTACAAGATCACCCACGGTTTGATAGTAATAGGCCATTGCAACATGAACATCTTCAAGTTCTGGCGCGTATTCTATTGCTTTATCAAGGTTATATTTGGCTTGTTCCGAGTTACCTCGATTCAAATAGGTTAAACCGAGCTGCATTCGCTCCCGTGCCGCGGCGACTCTATCTAATTTTCGCTCTGATACAGGGATATCTGTTCCTGTGTATGTACGCTCAGTGACACACCCTGTCATGACTAATGACAAGGTGATTGCTAATGAAAACCCTGACAATCCATGCTTCATGGGCAAGCCTATAAATCTGTGCAAACAATGAGTTAATTCATTGTGACTGAAATCTGATTTTCTTGCATGCGTTTTTTTGCCAAACGCTTAGTTCTATCGCGAATATCCCCC is a genomic window of Shewanella putrefaciens containing:
- a CDS encoding RodZ domain-containing protein, producing the protein MKDHETNASIEVNETETTTPDVTLGNILKNAREEKGLSIADAAVKLHLRPGIVEDLEADNFTNIASPTYVRGYVKNYARMLGIDYAPIEACLAKQVPLVTSPAMQSFSRKTTYQASDTKLKWVSIFIVIVLLGLLVVWWMQKSTLLTTVDVSQPTMEEVAAANLTLPGDVLLTETDVSQGLTDIAVNGSMSIDGPIKDTDANTIDPNPMDTDALESNALTAGNTHSVASSNVGVPATSNQAVVANTPHTNNATGNISTASSSATLPATNAPTAQGTIAVAGQSNLNIQLAGDCWINIVDAQGKVLVDGVRGAGANIQVNGTAPFKVILGAPHVATLSMDGQAVSLADFPKGRVARLTLPKA
- the der gene encoding ribosome biogenesis GTPase Der, producing the protein MIPVVALVGRPNVGKSTLFNRLTRTRDALVADFPGLTRDRKYGRAFLSGYEFIVVDTGGIDGTEEGIETKMAEQSLAAIEEADVVLFMTDARAGLTAADLSIAQHLRSREKTTFVVANKVDGIDADSACAEFWSLGLGEVYQMAASQGRGVTNMIEYALTPYAEAMGIERQGEEEVVDERQYTEEEAEAEQKRLQDLPIKLAIIGKPNVGKSTLTNRILGEERVVVYDEPGTTRDSIYIPMEREGREYVIIDTAGVRRRSKVHQVIEKFSVIKTLKAVEDANVVLLIIDAREGVAEQDLGLLGFALNAGRALVIAVNKWDGIDQGIKDRVKSELDRRLGFIDFARIHFISALHGTGVGHLFESIEEAYDSATRRVSTSMLTRIMQMSQDDHQPPLVNGRRVKLKYAHAGGYNPPIVVIHGNQVSRLPDSYKRYMMNYFRRSLKVVGTPIQLRFQEGDNPFENKTEKLTMSQERRRKRALSHIKDRKTK
- a CDS encoding tetratricopeptide repeat protein, producing MEIYSTEEQQVDAIKQFWKDYGTSILIGAVVGLGGLYGWNYYSDMKVAKAEEASKAFQALTTKSADEAAMLAGVAEFSKNHDQKGYQALLDLIVAKTAVEAKDYPKAIDALNKVITAKPGASLDTIATLRLARIQAELGQIDAGLATLEKVSDKAFLAQREELKGDFLVRQGDVEKAKTAYQTAMDNGGVVTSPALKIKLDNLNQA
- the ispG gene encoding flavodoxin-dependent (E)-4-hydroxy-3-methylbut-2-enyl-diphosphate synthase, which encodes MYNETPIKRRPSTRIYVGNVPIGDGAPIAVQSMTNTKTTDVEATIAQIRALEKVGADIVRVSVPTMDAAEAFKIIKQSVNVPLVADIHFDYRIALKVAEYGVDCLRINPGNIGNEERIRSVVECARDKNIPIRIGVNGGSLEKDLMDKYKEPTPEALLESAMRHVDILDRMNFDQFKVSVKASDVFLAVESYRLLAKQIRQPLHLGITEAGGARAGSVKSAVGLGMLLAEGIGDTLRISLAADPVEEIKVGFDILKSLRIRSRGINFIACPSCSRQEFDVISTVNELERRLEDVTTAMDVSIIGCVVNGPGEALVSHIGLTGGHNKSGYYDEGERQKERFDNDNLVDSLEAKIRAKASQLANRIQVKDTTE
- the bamB gene encoding outer membrane protein assembly factor BamB, which gives rise to MKSWCKNLLAAGLSLAMLSACSSSDVEEEPVSELTAIQATVFPEVSWSASVGSGVGDYYSRLMPAVRYGKIFAADRYGKVIAFDEATGDRVWTKDFSEEFRDNALAKNKGARIAAGVTAARNKVFVGGESGLLAALNIEDGQVLWHIVAGGELLSKPTVADDVVVVSTSSGSLEAFNVDTGDKLWVYKMQLPNLTLRGTGSAAYEAGGFFIGTADGKVAVVVKNNGQAAWEQAIYNPTGGNEFTRMADVDMTPLILGDNLYAVSYNGNLVSMELRTGRIVWTRKYSSFNELASAGLSLFLVDDHSRIYSVDRRNGLELWSNSELTNRTLTSPAVYKDYLVVGDFEGYLHFIDRSTGTIVGRIQVDSSGLYSQPLVVDDKIYVQGRSGKLAVVTLP
- the pilW gene encoding type IV pilus biogenesis/stability protein PilW; its protein translation is MKHGLSGFSLAITLSLVMTGCVTERTYTGTDIPVSERKLDRVAAARERMQLGLTYLNRGNSEQAKYNLDKAIEYAPELEDVHVAMAYYYQTVGDLVRTEQAYQKAISTKDASGDSMNNFGVFLCQQKQYEKAEKMFLAAIEMPKYTRTASSYENLGLCSRESGKAEKARQYFQMALKYDPRRSVSLLELAELETEQGDFIQARNQLARYHQVAAQTPESLALGIKIEQAMNDDAAVKKFGILLLAKFPASPQAKQYRVNLHQ
- the xseA gene encoding exodeoxyribonuclease VII large subunit, which produces MQGTKNNIYTVSRLNGEVRQILEGQLGKIWLNGEISNFSSPSSGHWYLTLKDHYSQIRCAMFKGRNQTVSFKPINGQQVLVKGAISVYEPRGDYQLLIESMLPAGDGLLAQQFDALKMKLAAEGLFAADTKRPLPKNIQRIGVITSPTGAAIRDVLHVLARRDPSIEVIIYPTQVQGETADLSICQAINIANQRLEVDVLLLTRGGGSLEDLWCFNSEALAHTIYNSALPIVSAVGHEVDTTISDYVADIRAPTPSAGAELLSQDSENKAQRLATVLSRLQQSVRHYQLKQERRLSLLEHRLQRQDPKRTLQQFEQRFDEMQLRLESALSNRLHLLSRRQQLLASRLEQQSPKHKLAIEGTRLSYLASRLQDALQDKLSQSEQRIKYAAHQLETVSPLATLSRGYSITTDIHNQVIDSVDKLAIGDDLQTRLRYGQVISTVTQIKPFE
- the hisS gene encoding histidine--tRNA ligase, coding for MAKQIQAIRGMNDILPTQSPLWQKVEAVLRSSVSAYGYSEIRTPIVENTDLFKRSIGEVTDIVEKEMYTFEDRNGDSLTLRPEGTASTVRAGNEHGLLYNQEQRLWYMGPMFRHERPQKGRYRQFHQFGVEVYGIGSADIDAEVLMLSARLWEKLGISEHVTLELNTLGDPAERAAYRDALIAFLEQHKDKLDEDSQRRMYSNPLRVLDSKDPQVQGILTDAPALMDYLGEESSQHFAQLRELLDAVGIQYRVNPRLVRGLDYYNRTVFEWVTNSLGSQGTVLAGGRYDGLVAQLGGKDTPAVGFAMGLERIVLLLETLGLTQDIPAAVDVYVTAMGENCLVEAIKVAQELRSALPHLKVMSHCGGGNVKKQMKRADKSGASVALLIGEEELAEGMVTVKHLRNDNEQQQVARNALSAFLAELTK